A stretch of the Takifugu flavidus isolate HTHZ2018 chromosome 1, ASM371156v2, whole genome shotgun sequence genome encodes the following:
- the becn1 gene encoding beclin-1 — MEVSKSSSTTMQVSFVCQRCCQPLKLDTSFNVLDRFTVHELTAPLVTVTPSKQAESSEGETAPEEAFVENKQDGVSRKYIPPARMMSTESANSFTLIGEASDCGNMEHLSRRLKVTSDLFDIMSGQTDVDHPLCEECTDTLLDHLDTQLNITENECQNYKQCLELLSNLQVEDEETLLAELQQLKEEEAALVEELETVEEQRAAVADDLAQCRVHSQQLDTEELQYQKEYSEFKRQQLELDDELKSVDNQMRYCQIQLDRLKKTNVFNATFHIWHSGQFGTINNFRLGRLPSVPVEWNEINAAWGQTVLLLHALANKMGLRFKRYRLVPYGNHSYLESLTDKSKELPLYCSGGLRFFWDNKFDHAMVAFLDCVQQFKEEVEKGDTGFCLPYRMDVEKGKIEDTGGSGGSYSIKTQFNSEEQWTKALKFMLTNLKWGLAWVTSQFYNR, encoded by the exons ATGGAGGTGTCCAAATCATCGAGCACAACCATGCAGGTCAGCTTCGTGTGTCAGCGATGCTGTCAGCCGCTCAAGCTGGACACGTCCTTTAATGTCCTCGACCGCTTCACAGTCCATGAACTTACAG CACCGTTAGTCACAGTGACACCGAGTAAACAGGCGGAGAGCTCCGAGGGGGAGACGGCACCAGAG GAGGCATTTgtagaaaacaaacaagatgGCGTGTCAAGAAAGTATATCCCACCAGCACG CATGATGTCAACGGAGAGCGCCAACAGCTTCACGCTGATTGGAGAAGCATCTGATTGTGGCAACATGGAACATCTCAGTCGTAGGCTGAAG GTCACCAGTGACCTGTTTGACATCATGTCAGGCCAGACAGACGTGGACCACCCACTCTGTGAGGAGTGTACCGACACACTGCTGGACCACCTCGACACACAGCTCAATATCACAGAGAACGAATGCCAGAATTACAAGCAA tgtctggagctgctgtcaaATCTGCAGGTGGAGGACGAGGAAACCCTGCtggcggagctgcagcagctgaaggaggaggaggcagcgctGGTGGAGGAACTGGAGacggtggaggagcagagggctgCTGTGGCCGACGACCTGGCCCAGTGCAGGGTCCACTCCCAACAGCTCGACACAGAGGAGCTCCA GTATCAGAAAGAGTACAGCGAGTTCAaacggcagcagctggagctggacgaCGAGCTGAAGAGTGTCGACAACCAGATGCGCTACTGCCAGATTCAGCTGGATCGTTTAAAAAAGACCAATGTCTTTAATGCCACTTTTCACATctg GCACAGTGGCCAGTTTGGCACAATCAACAACTTCCGCCTGGGTCGACTCCCCAGCGTCCCCGTGGAGTGGAACGAGATCAATGCAGCCTGGGGCCAGACGGTGCTGCTACTGCACGCTCTGGCCAATAAGATGGGGCTGCGCTTCAAAAG ATATCGTCTTGTTCCATATGGAAACCACTCATACTTGGAGTCACTGACAGATAAGTCAAAG GAACTGCCTCTGTACTGTTCAGGAGGCTTGAGGTTCTTCTGGGACAATAAATTCGACCACGCCATGGTGGCTTTTCTGGACTGTGTCCAGCAGTtcaaagaggaggtggagaaaggaGACACTGGATTCTGCCTCCCGTACAG GATGGATGTGGAGAAAGGGAAGATCGAGGACaccggcggcagcggcggctcGTACTCCATCAAAACCCAGTTCAACTCGGAGGAGCAGTGGACCAAAGCGCTCAAGTTCATGCTCACTAACCTGAAGTGGGGACTGGCCTGGGTCACTTCGCAGTTCTACAACAGATAG